One stretch of Rosistilla oblonga DNA includes these proteins:
- a CDS encoding AAA domain-containing protein — translation MESVAERLRMDERRQRASGKQAESYGETLLDLVVSDHDTGLGGRYLLSFVKRNRNLPLPWNRFKVGSPVIVAAQDDHSIDSMPGVVSRRNNESIQVALDQWPDGDVYRIDMSPDEVTRVRQHQALATVRTSRGRLAQLRDVLLGEREPAFGKLPEILISSRLNQSQQEAIRFALSARDVAIIHGPPGTGKTTTVVEMIRYAVGRGDTVLACAPSNTAVDNLVTRLVQAGSKVVRLGHPARVNQDLQLHTLDGQAANDPAMRVVSEMMRESEDLFRQLGRYTRAKPDKGHKQSLRREACRLRDDARLMERQVIQNVIDRADIVCATTTFDGQILGDRTFDLAVVDEACQSTEPGNWPVVTRADRIVLAGDHCQLPPTVLSVEAADEGFAISMMQRLVEHYGDAITRQLNVQYRMHNHVMNFASQQFYDGSLVADPSVASHRLSDLESIDLLPETDQPVTYYDSAGAGWDEELEPDGLSKRNPQEAILVLRKAHELREAGVAAEDIGIIAPYAAQVRLLRQRCQHPRIEIDTVDGFQGREKEAILISLVRSNAIGEIGFLADKRRMNVALTRARRKLIVVGDSATLGVNPFYTEFLEYVEAIGGYHSVWEEM, via the coding sequence ATGGAATCGGTCGCCGAGCGGCTGCGGATGGACGAACGCCGCCAACGGGCCAGTGGCAAGCAAGCCGAATCGTACGGCGAAACGCTGTTGGATCTGGTCGTCAGCGATCATGACACCGGGCTCGGCGGACGTTATCTGCTGAGCTTCGTCAAGCGAAATCGCAATCTTCCACTCCCCTGGAATCGCTTCAAAGTCGGTTCGCCGGTGATCGTCGCCGCCCAAGACGATCACTCGATCGACAGCATGCCGGGCGTTGTCAGCCGCCGCAACAACGAATCGATCCAAGTCGCCCTGGACCAATGGCCCGACGGCGACGTCTATCGCATCGACATGTCTCCCGACGAAGTCACGCGGGTCCGCCAGCACCAAGCGTTGGCGACGGTCCGGACCAGCCGCGGCCGCTTGGCTCAGCTGCGCGACGTGCTGCTGGGCGAACGGGAGCCGGCGTTTGGCAAGCTGCCCGAGATCTTGATCTCCAGCCGACTGAACCAGTCGCAACAAGAAGCGATCCGGTTCGCCTTGAGCGCTCGCGACGTGGCGATCATCCACGGCCCGCCGGGAACCGGCAAGACGACAACCGTGGTCGAGATGATTCGTTACGCCGTCGGTCGCGGCGACACCGTGTTGGCTTGTGCCCCCAGCAATACAGCGGTCGACAACCTGGTGACGCGACTGGTCCAAGCCGGTTCCAAAGTGGTCCGGCTGGGACACCCGGCTCGCGTCAATCAAGACCTGCAACTGCATACGCTCGACGGCCAAGCGGCCAACGATCCGGCGATGCGAGTCGTCAGCGAGATGATGCGTGAATCGGAAGACCTGTTCCGACAACTGGGCCGCTACACGCGAGCCAAGCCGGACAAGGGACACAAACAATCGCTGCGACGCGAGGCCTGCCGGTTGCGCGACGACGCTCGGTTGATGGAACGGCAAGTGATCCAGAACGTGATCGATCGCGCCGACATCGTCTGTGCGACGACGACGTTTGATGGCCAGATCTTGGGAGACCGGACGTTTGATCTCGCCGTGGTCGACGAAGCGTGTCAGAGCACCGAACCGGGCAACTGGCCCGTTGTCACCCGCGCCGATCGGATCGTTCTGGCCGGGGACCACTGCCAGTTGCCGCCGACGGTGCTGTCGGTCGAAGCGGCCGATGAAGGGTTTGCGATCAGCATGATGCAGCGGCTGGTCGAACATTACGGCGACGCGATCACGCGGCAGTTAAACGTTCAGTACCGAATGCACAACCACGTCATGAACTTTGCTTCGCAGCAGTTTTATGACGGATCATTAGTCGCCGACCCGAGCGTCGCTTCGCACCGATTGAGCGATCTCGAATCGATCGACCTGCTGCCCGAGACCGATCAACCGGTCACCTACTACGATTCTGCCGGCGCCGGTTGGGACGAGGAGCTCGAACCCGATGGGCTGAGCAAACGGAATCCGCAAGAGGCGATTCTGGTTCTGCGAAAGGCGCACGAACTGCGAGAAGCGGGCGTCGCGGCGGAGGATATCGGGATCATCGCACCCTACGCGGCTCAGGTCCGCCTGCTGCGACAGCGGTGCCAGCATCCGCGGATCGAAATCGACACGGTCGATGGTTTTCAGGGCCGCGAAAAAGAAGCGATCCTGATCTCATTGGTCCGATCCAACGCGATCGGCGAGATCGGTTTTCTGGCTGATAAGCGGCGGATGAACGTCGCCCTGACCCGAGCCCGCCGCAAATTGATCGTCGTCGGCGACAGCGCCACGTTGGGCGTAAACCCGTTTTATACGGAGTTTCTTGAATACGTCGAAGCGATCGGCGGCTACCACAGCGTCTGGGAAGAGATGTAG
- a CDS encoding PmoA family protein: MRYLSLLIALTCLSTAAVSPVSGEDFSVRKTDKSIEIKQGDSPVATYLFRSGAKPIIWPLYGPGDVEMTRGYPMRDASSDERSDHIHHRSLWFTHGEVNDIDFWAETEGHGVIEQKEILEAKGGKQAVIATANDWMSPEGKKILSDRRRFIFGGDDTMRWVDCDFTLIASAGEVHFGDTKEGSFGIRTAGTMKVDAKTGGTILNSNGEKNVEAWGTKAKWCDYFGPVEGKTRGIAILNHPSSFNFPCRWHVRNYGLFAANPFGHYHFVGDKEKTDGFRLAPGETIQLRYRVILHDGTTEEAEIAKQFEAFSATEIAGP, encoded by the coding sequence ATGCGATACCTGTCCCTTTTGATTGCCCTGACCTGCCTCAGCACCGCCGCCGTCTCACCAGTCAGCGGCGAAGATTTTTCGGTTCGCAAAACCGATAAGTCGATCGAGATCAAACAGGGCGATTCGCCCGTAGCCACCTACCTGTTCCGCAGCGGAGCCAAGCCGATCATCTGGCCGCTGTACGGACCGGGCGACGTCGAGATGACTCGCGGTTACCCGATGCGCGACGCTTCTTCCGACGAACGCAGCGATCACATCCACCATCGCTCGCTGTGGTTCACCCACGGCGAAGTCAACGACATCGACTTCTGGGCCGAGACCGAGGGGCACGGCGTCATCGAGCAGAAAGAAATTCTGGAAGCCAAGGGTGGCAAGCAGGCCGTGATCGCGACGGCTAACGACTGGATGAGCCCCGAGGGGAAGAAGATCCTGTCGGACCGCCGCCGGTTCATCTTTGGTGGCGATGATACGATGCGTTGGGTCGATTGCGATTTCACCTTGATCGCTTCGGCTGGCGAAGTTCACTTCGGCGACACCAAAGAGGGTTCGTTCGGAATCCGCACCGCGGGGACGATGAAAGTCGACGCCAAGACGGGCGGAACAATCCTGAACAGCAACGGCGAAAAGAACGTCGAAGCCTGGGGAACCAAAGCCAAATGGTGCGACTACTTCGGACCAGTTGAAGGCAAGACGCGTGGCATCGCGATCCTGAACCATCCGTCGAGCTTCAATTTCCCCTGCCGCTGGCACGTGCGAAACTATGGCCTGTTTGCTGCCAATCCCTTCGGTCACTATCATTTTGTCGGCGACAAAGAGAAGACCGACGGCTTCCGCTTGGCACCGGGCGAAACGATCCAACTGCGATATCGCGTGATCTTGCACGACGGAACGACCGAAGAAGCTGAGATCGCGAAGCAGTTCGAAGCGTTTTCGGCTACCGAGATCGCGGGCCCTTAA
- the rsfS gene encoding ribosome silencing factor: MSEQAQNEDSQTHPPVSGKQRSLELATAAARVAIENRGSDVMVIDVSDQTVLFDYFVLATGTSRRQLHAISEEIDDVLEKSLNDKRMGIEGYQESRWIVLDYGTIVVHLFDQETRGYYDLESLWADGKPVDLKTLGLQED; encoded by the coding sequence GTGAGCGAACAAGCACAAAACGAAGATTCACAGACGCATCCACCCGTTTCGGGCAAGCAGCGGAGCCTGGAACTGGCGACCGCGGCAGCTCGCGTAGCGATCGAAAATCGTGGTAGCGACGTGATGGTGATCGATGTTTCCGACCAAACGGTCCTCTTCGACTATTTTGTCCTGGCGACCGGAACCAGCCGGCGGCAGCTGCACGCGATCAGCGAAGAGATCGACGATGTGCTGGAAAAATCGCTCAACGACAAGCGGATGGGGATCGAAGGCTACCAAGAGAGCCGCTGGATCGTGCTCGATTACGGCACGATCGTCGTCCATCTGTTCGATCAAGAGACTCGCGGCTATTACGATCTCGAATCGCTGTGGGCCGACGGCAAACCTGTCGATCTGAAGACGCTGGGCCTGCAAGAGGACTGA
- a CDS encoding YifB family Mg chelatase-like AAA ATPase codes for MLAKLKTFTLLGIDALPVDVEVDLSAAALPKTILVGLPETAVKESTHRVERAIVNSGFTRPQDRVVINLAPGDLPKQAPSFDLPISIGVLIGSGQFQSDRLDDYAIVGELALEGYTRPVKGALSMAIAAAAEGMKGIIVPAESAAEAAVVEDIEVIPVDSLIAAVGFLSGSLDIEPAPSRLEQLFDEFSTYEIDFCDVRGQEVAKRALTLAATGKHNLLMIGPPGSGKTMLAKRLPTILPRLTAAESIETTRIYSVLGQLRAGQPLMATRPFRSPHHTISEPGLVGGGSPPAPGEISKSHNGVLFLDELPEFNRKTLEVMRQPLEDGIVTISRALRTSTFPCNFMLIAAANPCPCGYRGDTRRQCNCTPPQIERYMGRISGPLLDRIDIHIEVPAVPFDELSGRAAGTSSAAMREEVLAGRTAQAERFRDRTTRCNADMTSREVREFCELDKASRNLLRDSVEEMGLSARAHDKILRVARTIADLDGAETIQQVHLQEAVNYRLLDRDIWS; via the coding sequence ATGCTTGCCAAACTAAAAACGTTTACGCTGCTGGGGATCGATGCTTTGCCGGTCGACGTCGAAGTCGACCTGTCTGCCGCGGCACTCCCCAAAACGATTCTGGTTGGCCTGCCCGAGACCGCTGTCAAAGAGAGCACTCATCGGGTGGAACGGGCGATCGTCAACAGCGGCTTCACTCGCCCGCAAGATCGTGTTGTTATCAACCTCGCTCCCGGCGACCTCCCCAAACAAGCCCCTTCGTTCGACTTGCCGATCTCGATCGGCGTGCTGATCGGCAGCGGCCAGTTCCAATCCGATCGGCTGGACGATTACGCGATCGTCGGCGAACTGGCTCTCGAAGGTTACACGCGTCCCGTCAAAGGAGCGCTCTCGATGGCGATCGCTGCCGCGGCGGAAGGGATGAAAGGGATCATCGTCCCCGCCGAAAGTGCGGCCGAAGCGGCGGTGGTCGAAGACATCGAAGTCATCCCGGTCGACAGCCTGATTGCCGCCGTCGGGTTTCTGTCGGGATCGTTGGATATCGAACCGGCTCCCAGTCGGCTGGAACAACTGTTCGATGAGTTCAGCACCTACGAAATCGACTTCTGCGACGTCCGCGGCCAAGAGGTCGCCAAGCGGGCGTTAACGCTAGCTGCCACTGGCAAACATAACTTACTTATGATCGGTCCGCCCGGCAGCGGAAAGACGATGTTGGCCAAGCGGTTGCCGACGATACTGCCTCGTTTGACAGCCGCCGAGTCGATCGAAACGACTCGCATTTATAGCGTCTTGGGGCAACTTCGAGCTGGCCAACCGCTGATGGCCACGCGGCCGTTCCGCAGCCCTCACCATACGATCAGCGAACCGGGGTTGGTAGGCGGTGGAAGTCCTCCGGCGCCGGGGGAGATTTCGAAGAGCCACAACGGGGTGCTGTTTCTCGATGAATTGCCAGAGTTCAACCGCAAGACGTTGGAGGTGATGCGGCAACCTTTGGAAGATGGGATCGTGACGATCTCGCGAGCGCTGCGAACCAGCACGTTCCCGTGCAACTTCATGTTAATCGCGGCTGCAAACCCGTGTCCTTGTGGCTATCGCGGCGACACGCGTCGCCAATGCAATTGCACTCCGCCCCAGATCGAACGCTACATGGGGCGCATCTCCGGGCCGCTGTTGGATCGGATCGACATCCACATCGAAGTTCCCGCGGTCCCATTTGATGAACTCTCCGGTCGCGCCGCTGGGACCAGCAGCGCCGCGATGCGCGAGGAGGTGTTGGCCGGCAGAACCGCCCAAGCCGAACGGTTTCGCGATCGCACGACGCGTTGCAACGCGGACATGACCAGTCGCGAGGTCCGCGAATTCTGCGAACTCGACAAAGCCAGTCGCAATCTGTTGCGCGACAGCGTCGAAGAGATGGGCTTGTCGGCTCGAGCCCACGACAAGATCTTGAGAGTCGCCCGAACGATCGCCGACCTCGACGGCGCCGAAACGATCCAACAAGTTCACCTGCAAGAAGCTGTCAATTACCGGCTACTGGACCGCGATATCTGGTCGTAA
- a CDS encoding non-ribosomal peptide synthetase — translation MPDFQDRLRQLSPEKRALLEQMLLEKSRRRPAQTAPTTKIPRRPADAPQLLSQAEQRLWFVDRLEPDDPFYNMPLAARITGPLDRQAFTRSIQAIVDRHETLRSTYHLVDGQPERRVAETLAIAPRFVDDFEDLPRQLTLESRESFDIETGPLFRAIVYRIAEEEHVVLLVMHHIVSDGWSMIVMLKEIAAFYAAFQSDPSRPIDDASILPPLPIQYSDFAYWQQSAMSESRMEQQLEYWRTQLAGAPMALDFPTDFPRPATQDFDGATLPLELPQALTLQINALAQSMQCTPYMVLLAAQATLLSRFARQSDVVLGTAVANRTEPELEALIGFFVGTLPLRIKTAGNPTFRELLDHVRQVTLGGYDHADLPFERMVEEFAPRRDRSYSPIFQSALVMQNLPRDFNHGQTTIQPIPIDNGTAKYDLTFFLWEETQRLIGHVEYRTRLFRPETIARLIDSFTVLLTAAVADPDCGIDLLPAVSPQQRRCVIDDFNPPVVEFAPPHTVHKHFDLRAATDPDAVAIRAQGDSITFGELNQRANALASTLVARGVGDEAPVVVALPRSIDAVASMFAIFKAGGTYVPIDPAVPFARVASVVGDVAATLTIADEDLCSELTFAGIRCSTPAGLLESAASAATEANLAGRATATSRAYIIFTSGSTGVSKGVQIEHRTIVNFILAQIERMGVTDSDRVMHGFSPSFDGAISEILLTLISGATLVIADADTIRDPRLLTAMLQDEQVTVAKFPPALLSMLHSDQLPNLKIVASAGDKLTGELARRWVPGRWMFNGYGPTEATVGVSMMLIPDPCSDDRPPIGGPMRNMRMYVLDPQAQPVPIGMPGEIYIGGRGVGRGYLNQPELTAKVYVPDPFVDDPTARMYRTGDLGRWLPDGVVQFLGRVDDQISLRGFRIEPGEIAAALERLPQVRQAAVVLRGEADSGQLVAYVVPESAARQDSAAQSLEHAHVDSWSDLFTNAHRVAPPVLNPEFNITGWISTFTGQPIPGDEMVEWADAAARRIEDLHPQNVLEIGCGTGLILLRIAGQCDSYVGTDLLAPSLENVRQALKNRPELAGKVELFHQPADDLENLADRRFDLIVLNSVVQYFPSVDYLARVIQQASRLLAPGGRMFLGDLRNYRLQSTMATAIELQQAPDALSIKSLRDRVAARIQHEEELLVDPRLFAALKSRIENLTGVTVQLKDATAENELSWFRYDVVLEFDRPTPAEDRQRIEFTDDFDFESFAQQLAQSPDQAFVLQGVPNSRVARDVAIQNKLARFVEDRSVGELKQSVGEIPTQHPQTFWKLATDLDRSVNLSWNVDDPAAFDVTIDAVVDVAESVTAVAPVMPGTLVGLEGLGQFASNPLASRTQQQFAKQVRDALKDRLPQYMIPSSVVTLNEIPRTINGKLDKDRLPAPAGRPEGAAGFEPPATDEERLIAGIWEDLLDVRPIGRVDNFFELGGHSMLAVRMMSEIERLAGHAIPLAALFQDPTVAHLASILGRPESAMTASSLVPLRTSDSGVPLFCIHPAGGTVFCYLELARSLSQDRPVYGLQAVGVDGSHPPQETVEEMAAHYAKAIQQQCPEGMLHVTGWSLGGNIAYEVACQLKAMGREVGMLGLIDSGLMDDNSTLSEEDFLPLIMALFPGAEAHFSLEELRKKSPAEQLAYFTSQAAQAGIVPDEASDYGQNVYQVFQANVKAVHTYRAPKFDGPLTLIRPAEQARTGNLFDDTALGWQSHVTEVRNVQVPGDHAHMLQPPAVEVLAKSLETIMQQTEQALVS, via the coding sequence ATGCCCGATTTTCAAGACCGCTTGCGGCAGCTGAGCCCCGAGAAACGTGCGCTCCTGGAACAGATGCTGCTCGAAAAATCGCGGCGTCGCCCGGCGCAAACTGCTCCGACGACCAAGATCCCGCGGCGCCCCGCCGATGCGCCGCAGCTGCTCTCTCAAGCCGAACAGCGGTTGTGGTTCGTCGATCGACTGGAGCCGGACGATCCGTTTTACAACATGCCGCTGGCCGCGCGGATCACGGGACCGCTGGATCGGCAGGCCTTCACGCGTTCGATCCAGGCGATTGTCGATCGCCACGAAACGCTACGGTCGACCTACCACTTGGTCGATGGCCAGCCGGAGCGGCGGGTCGCCGAAACGCTAGCAATCGCGCCGCGGTTCGTCGACGATTTCGAAGACCTTCCGCGGCAACTGACGCTGGAGAGCCGAGAGTCGTTCGATATCGAGACCGGGCCGCTGTTCCGCGCGATCGTCTACCGGATCGCTGAGGAAGAACATGTCGTGCTGTTGGTGATGCATCACATCGTCTCCGACGGCTGGTCGATGATCGTGATGTTGAAGGAGATCGCGGCCTTCTACGCCGCCTTCCAATCCGATCCCTCGCGGCCGATCGACGACGCATCGATCCTGCCACCGCTGCCGATCCAGTACTCCGACTTTGCCTATTGGCAGCAATCGGCGATGTCGGAATCGCGGATGGAGCAACAGTTGGAATACTGGCGAACTCAGCTGGCCGGCGCTCCGATGGCCCTCGACTTCCCGACCGATTTTCCGCGGCCGGCGACGCAAGATTTTGATGGGGCCACGCTGCCGTTGGAACTGCCGCAGGCGTTGACGCTGCAGATCAACGCGTTGGCCCAGTCGATGCAGTGCACCCCGTACATGGTTTTGTTAGCAGCTCAAGCAACACTGCTGTCGCGGTTCGCGCGGCAGAGCGACGTCGTGCTGGGAACCGCGGTGGCCAACCGCACCGAACCGGAGCTCGAAGCGTTGATCGGGTTCTTCGTCGGCACGCTGCCGCTGCGGATAAAGACCGCTGGCAACCCGACGTTCCGGGAGCTGCTGGATCATGTCCGGCAGGTCACCTTGGGCGGCTACGATCACGCCGATCTGCCGTTCGAGCGGATGGTCGAAGAATTTGCTCCGCGACGCGATCGCAGCTATTCGCCGATCTTCCAATCCGCTTTGGTGATGCAGAATCTGCCCCGCGACTTCAACCACGGCCAGACGACGATCCAGCCGATCCCGATCGACAACGGAACGGCCAAATACGACCTGACCTTCTTTCTGTGGGAGGAGACGCAGCGGTTGATCGGTCACGTCGAATACCGCACGCGGTTGTTCCGCCCCGAGACGATCGCTCGACTGATCGACAGCTTTACCGTCCTGTTGACCGCTGCGGTCGCCGATCCCGATTGTGGCATCGATCTGTTGCCGGCGGTCTCGCCCCAGCAGCGGCGGTGCGTGATCGATGATTTTAATCCTCCCGTCGTGGAGTTCGCTCCGCCGCATACGGTGCACAAACACTTCGATCTCCGCGCGGCGACCGATCCCGACGCGGTTGCGATTCGGGCCCAGGGAGATTCGATCACGTTTGGCGAATTGAACCAGCGAGCCAACGCGTTGGCGTCGACATTGGTCGCCCGAGGCGTCGGCGACGAAGCGCCCGTTGTCGTGGCGTTGCCCCGATCGATCGACGCGGTCGCATCGATGTTTGCCATTTTCAAAGCCGGTGGGACCTACGTTCCGATCGATCCCGCAGTCCCCTTCGCGCGGGTCGCGTCGGTCGTTGGCGACGTCGCGGCGACGCTGACGATTGCCGACGAAGACCTCTGTTCGGAGCTAACGTTTGCCGGGATCCGATGCTCCACGCCGGCTGGCCTGCTGGAATCCGCAGCCTCCGCCGCTACAGAAGCGAACCTGGCCGGACGCGCCACCGCGACCAGCCGCGCCTACATCATCTTCACCTCCGGATCGACGGGCGTTTCCAAAGGGGTGCAGATCGAACATCGCACGATCGTCAACTTCATCCTCGCTCAGATCGAGCGGATGGGAGTGACCGACAGCGATCGCGTGATGCATGGCTTTTCGCCAAGCTTCGACGGTGCGATTTCGGAGATCCTGCTAACGCTGATCAGCGGCGCGACGTTGGTGATCGCCGACGCCGATACGATTCGCGATCCGCGTCTGTTGACCGCGATGCTGCAAGACGAACAGGTCACCGTGGCAAAGTTTCCCCCTGCCCTGCTGTCGATGCTGCACAGCGATCAGCTTCCGAATTTGAAGATCGTTGCCTCCGCGGGGGACAAATTGACCGGCGAATTGGCGCGGCGTTGGGTGCCGGGCCGATGGATGTTCAACGGCTACGGACCGACCGAAGCGACAGTTGGCGTGTCGATGATGCTGATCCCCGATCCGTGCAGCGACGATCGGCCGCCGATCGGTGGCCCGATGCGGAACATGCGGATGTATGTTCTCGATCCGCAAGCCCAGCCGGTGCCGATCGGGATGCCGGGAGAGATCTACATCGGCGGCCGAGGCGTCGGTCGCGGCTACTTGAACCAACCCGAACTGACAGCCAAGGTCTACGTTCCCGATCCGTTTGTCGATGATCCGACGGCGCGGATGTATCGGACCGGCGACCTGGGGCGTTGGTTGCCCGACGGCGTGGTGCAGTTCCTTGGCCGCGTCGACGATCAGATCAGTCTGCGTGGTTTCCGGATCGAACCGGGAGAGATCGCGGCGGCGCTGGAGCGTTTGCCACAAGTTCGCCAAGCGGCGGTGGTGCTGCGAGGCGAAGCTGATTCGGGACAGCTGGTCGCTTACGTTGTGCCCGAGTCGGCCGCCAGACAGGATTCCGCGGCGCAGTCGCTCGAGCACGCGCATGTCGACAGCTGGAGCGATCTGTTCACCAACGCGCACCGCGTCGCGCCACCGGTGCTGAACCCCGAGTTCAACATCACCGGTTGGATCAGCACGTTTACGGGGCAACCGATCCCGGGCGATGAGATGGTCGAGTGGGCCGATGCGGCGGCGCGGCGGATCGAAGATTTGCATCCGCAAAACGTGCTGGAGATCGGCTGCGGAACGGGGCTGATTCTGTTGCGGATCGCTGGCCAATGCGATTCGTACGTCGGAACCGATCTGTTGGCTCCGTCGTTGGAAAACGTGCGGCAAGCGCTGAAGAACCGCCCCGAATTGGCGGGCAAAGTCGAATTGTTCCATCAGCCGGCCGACGATTTGGAAAACCTGGCCGATCGCCGCTTCGATCTGATCGTGCTCAACTCGGTCGTCCAATATTTCCCCAGCGTCGACTACCTGGCTCGCGTCATCCAACAGGCCTCGCGTCTGCTGGCTCCCGGCGGACGGATGTTCCTGGGCGATCTGCGGAACTACCGTTTGCAGTCGACGATGGCGACGGCGATCGAACTGCAACAGGCTCCCGACGCGCTGTCGATCAAGTCGCTGCGAGACCGCGTTGCAGCGCGGATCCAACACGAAGAGGAACTGTTGGTCGACCCACGGTTGTTCGCCGCGCTCAAGTCGCGAATCGAAAACTTGACCGGCGTCACGGTTCAGTTGAAAGATGCCACCGCCGAAAATGAACTCAGTTGGTTCCGGTACGACGTAGTGCTGGAGTTCGATCGACCGACGCCGGCCGAGGATCGACAGCGGATCGAATTCACGGACGACTTCGATTTCGAATCGTTTGCTCAACAGTTGGCTCAATCGCCAGATCAGGCTTTTGTGTTACAAGGTGTTCCGAACTCGCGGGTCGCCCGCGACGTCGCGATCCAGAACAAACTGGCCAGGTTCGTCGAGGACCGAAGCGTTGGCGAACTGAAGCAATCGGTCGGCGAGATCCCGACCCAACATCCGCAAACATTCTGGAAACTTGCGACCGATCTCGACAGGTCGGTCAATCTCTCCTGGAACGTGGACGATCCCGCTGCCTTCGACGTCACGATCGACGCGGTCGTTGATGTGGCGGAATCGGTAACGGCGGTGGCTCCTGTGATGCCAGGTACGCTGGTCGGGCTGGAGGGGCTTGGGCAATTCGCCAGCAACCCGTTGGCCAGTCGGACGCAACAACAGTTTGCCAAACAGGTACGCGATGCGTTGAAGGATCGGCTGCCGCAATACATGATCCCGTCGTCAGTGGTTACGTTAAACGAGATCCCGCGGACGATCAACGGCAAGCTGGACAAAGACCGCTTGCCCGCCCCGGCGGGACGCCCGGAAGGAGCCGCGGGGTTTGAACCACCGGCGACTGACGAGGAGCGATTGATCGCGGGGATCTGGGAAGATCTGTTGGATGTTCGTCCGATCGGCCGCGTCGACAACTTCTTCGAACTGGGCGGACACAGCATGTTGGCGGTCCGGATGATGTCCGAGATCGAACGCCTGGCCGGGCATGCGATCCCGCTGGCCGCTCTTTTCCAAGACCCCACGGTCGCGCATCTGGCATCGATCCTCGGCCGGCCCGAATCAGCCATGACCGCATCGTCGCTGGTCCCGCTGCGAACCAGCGACTCCGGCGTCCCTTTGTTCTGCATCCATCCGGCTGGCGGAACCGTCTTCTGCTACCTGGAACTGGCCCGCAGCCTGTCGCAGGACCGCCCGGTCTATGGACTGCAGGCGGTCGGCGTCGACGGCAGCCACCCGCCGCAAGAGACGGTGGAGGAGATGGCCGCGCATTACGCGAAAGCGATCCAGCAGCAATGCCCCGAGGGAATGTTGCACGTCACCGGATGGTCGCTGGGAGGGAACATCGCGTATGAAGTCGCTTGTCAATTGAAGGCGATGGGACGCGAGGTCGGGATGCTGGGGCTGATCGATTCGGGGCTGATGGACGACAACTCGACGCTCAGCGAAGAGGACTTCCTGCCGCTGATCATGGCTCTGTTCCCCGGCGCCGAAGCTCATTTCTCGTTGGAAGAGTTGCGGAAAAAGTCGCCAGCCGAACAGCTGGCCTACTTCACCAGCCAAGCCGCTCAGGCGGGGATCGTGCCGGACGAAGCCTCCGATTACGGCCAAAACGTCTACCAAGTCTTCCAAGCAAATGTCAAAGCGGTCCACACGTATCGGGCACCAAAGTTTGATGGTCCGTTGACCCTGATCCGCCCCGCCGAACAAGCGCGGACCGGAAACCTGTTCGACGACACCGCTCTGGGGTGGCAGTCGCATGTCACCGAAGTGCGGAACGTCCAGGTCCCGGGCGACCACGCTCACATGCTGCAGCCCCCGGCGGTGGAAGTGCTAGCAAAATCGCTGGAGACGATCATGCAGCAGACCGAACAGGCACTCGTTTCTTAA
- a CDS encoding EcsC family protein, protein MTNELIDNRLPDSAADELREAKRILEHHGIADRLTEMIGAPITASLRLLPDVAENAVYAAIDKSLNVALDVALRTLGDDAGKTGKPRLLTHKLLAGLSGAAGGAMGGATVAAELPVSTVLILRSVADIARSEGEDLSSVESRLACLQVFALDPGAKSEVDDDTEIGYFAVRAAMAKQIRDASQYVLKNGFADSAAPPLVKLVAQIGKRFGVVVSEKIAAQAIPVIGAVGGALINSYFIDHYQDLARAHFTIRRLERAYGQAVVREAYGTLT, encoded by the coding sequence ATGACAAATGAACTAATCGACAACCGGTTGCCCGATTCGGCAGCTGACGAGCTCCGCGAAGCCAAGCGGATTCTGGAGCACCACGGGATCGCAGACCGTTTGACCGAGATGATCGGAGCTCCGATCACCGCTTCGCTGAGGCTGTTGCCCGACGTCGCCGAAAACGCTGTCTACGCTGCGATCGACAAATCGTTAAACGTCGCGTTGGATGTCGCTCTCCGCACGCTCGGTGACGACGCGGGCAAGACGGGCAAACCTCGCTTGTTGACGCACAAACTGTTGGCCGGACTCTCCGGAGCCGCCGGTGGCGCGATGGGTGGCGCGACGGTCGCCGCCGAATTGCCCGTCTCGACGGTGTTGATCCTCCGCAGCGTCGCCGACATCGCTCGCAGCGAAGGAGAGGATTTGTCGAGCGTCGAATCCCGCCTGGCCTGTCTGCAAGTCTTCGCGCTGGATCCGGGAGCGAAGTCGGAGGTCGATGACGATACCGAGATCGGATACTTCGCAGTCCGCGCGGCGATGGCGAAACAGATTCGCGACGCTTCGCAGTACGTGCTGAAGAACGGCTTCGCCGATTCCGCGGCCCCACCGTTGGTCAAACTAGTGGCTCAGATCGGCAAGCGGTTTGGCGTTGTCGTCAGCGAAAAGATCGCAGCTCAAGCGATCCCCGTGATCGGAGCGGTTGGCGGCGCATTGATCAACAGCTACTTCATCGACCACTACCAAGACCTGGCCCGCGCCCACTTCACGATTCGCCGCTTGGAACGCGCTTACGGCCAAGCGGTCGTCCGCGAGGCTTACGGTACGTTGACGTGA